From the Sebastes fasciatus isolate fSebFas1 chromosome 3, fSebFas1.pri, whole genome shotgun sequence genome, one window contains:
- the gpr108 gene encoding protein GPR108 — translation MAAAQRGGLVAGYLLLLLLAGCRARIHKLTLKNETRVAVDLNNFGFYANGTLDVKMISLRLPEQLVNYSLFPVGFTLSRSRVNGVLSYTAEETETCPLTLTKFTNNEPLILFLIDITTLSVNVRAMGDQDNLLIAKAKAEAPKNLRKARDAPANDDAAVTPVAPHTPTTQSAETKELQNNPKVESVGQKSVEQPEAAAEATKVEENEFQLDKVKQLTLALDKVDGSYNFSFHMVVGLLAEGLYSLKFHYCQNRVPGIKFPYSLAVEVTEKNPEGYLSAAEIPLSRLYIGMAGVFFTAAMVWVYTLMKHRYSVFKIHWLMAALAFTKAISLVFHSINYHFINTEGHPIEGWAVMYYITHLLKGALLFITLALIGTGWAFVKYILSDKEKKIFMIVIPLQVLANVAYIIIESTEEGSSEYYLWKEILFLVDLICCGAILFPVVWSIRHLQEASSTDGKAAMNLEKLKLFRHYYVMIVCYIYFTRIIAILLKVTMPFQWQWCYEFLVEVSTLIFFVLTGYKFRPASNNPYLQLPQDEEDVEMDEVVTESGALEGISKVKKTCNGRERQKESTL, via the exons ATGGCTGCGGCGCAGAGAGGCGGTCTGGTGGCTGGATatctactgctgctactgctggcTGGATGCAGAGCGAGGATACACAAGCTCACCCTGAAG AATGAAACTCGGGTTGCCGTCGACCTCAACAACTTTGGTTTCTATGCCAACGGGACTCTGGATGTCAAAATGATCTCTCTGCGCCTCCCAGAGCAGCTGGTCAACTACAGCCTCTTCCCG GTTGGTTTCACCCTCTCCAGGTCACGTGTGAATGGAGTCCTGTCCTACACA GCGGAGGAGACGGAGACGTGCCCACTCACTCTCACTAAGTTCACCAACAACGAGCCTCTCATTCTGTTTCTCATTGATATCACCACGCTCAG tgtCAATGTGAGAGCTATGGGCGACCAGGACAACCTCTTGATCGCAAAGGCAAAGGCTGAAGCACCTAAAA ATCTGAGGAAAGCCAGAGATGCTCCTGCTAatgatgatgctgctgttaCACCAGTTGCACCACATACACCAACAACACAAAGTGCAGAGACTAAGGAGCTTCAGAACAATCCGAAAGTTGAGTCTGTGGGTCAGAAGTCAGTAGAACAGCCAGAGGCTGCAGCAGAAGCTACGAAGGTGGAGGAAAATGAATTCCAG CTGGATAAGGTCAAACAACTGACGTTGGCTCTGGACAAAGTTGACGGCTCGTACAACTTCAGC TTCCACATGGTGGTCGGCCTGCTGGCGGAGGGTCTGTACAGCCTCAAGTTCCACTACTGTCAGAACCGGGTGCCTGGGATCAAATTCCCCTACTCGTTAGCT gtggaggtgacGGAGAAGAATCCAGAAGGCTACCTGTCTGCGGCAGAAATCCCTCTGTCTCGCCTTTACATCGGTATGGCTGGAGTCTTCTTCACTGCTGCCATGGTCTGGGTGTACACACTTATGAAGCACAG GTACAGCGTGTTTAAGATCCACTGGCTGATGGCAGCGCTGGCCTTCACCAAGGCCATCTCACTGGTCTTCCATAGT ATCAACTATCACTTCATCAACACTGAGGGGCATCCTATCGAAGGCTGGGCCGTCATGTATTACATCACACATCT GCTCAAGGGGGCGCTCCTCTTCATCACGCTGGCGCTGATCGGCACCGGCTGGGCTTTCGTTAAATACATCCTGTCTGACAAGGAAAAGAAGATCTTCATGATTGTCATCCCTCTGCAG GTCCTGGCTAACGTCGCCTACATCATCATCGAGTCTACGGAGGAGGGCTCCAGTGAATACTACCTGTGGAAGGAGATCCTGTTTCTGGTCGACCTCATCTGCTGCGGCGCCATCCTCTTCCCTGTTGtctg GTCCATCCGTCATCTACAGGAGGCTTCCAGCACCGACGGCAAAG cTGCCATGAATTTGGAGAAGCTCAAGCTCTTCCGGCATTATTACGTGATG aTCGTGTGTTATATCTACTTTACCAGGATCATAGCCATTCTGCTCAAGGTCACTATGCCTTTCCAGTGGCAGTGGTGCTACGAG TTTCTGGTGGAGGTGTCCACTCTGATCTTCTTTGTGTTGACGGGCTACAAGTTCAGACCGGCGTCCAACAACCCATACCTGCAGCTCCCCCAGGACGAGGAGGACGTAGAGATGGATGAAGT agtGACGGAGTCCGGTGCACTGGAGGGCATTTCCAAAGTCAAGAAAACGTGTAACGGACGTGAGCGCCAGAAAGAGTCCACCTTGTGA
- the soul5l gene encoding uncharacterized protein soul5l, translated as MMIFLSVWALLAFVVSAEGSVGPSTNTSFCTESKECLEYQLVCKTDEYEVRHYSPTRWVSTDAEAYFMGVGAAMAFRRLFQYITGANDQGIQMDMTAPVLVKIPEETKMWEPAIYSLNFPLPAAYQEKPPAPTNDKLYFTEMPEMDVYVRSYGGWMLSVTSRLHAHLLTKELGRVGASYNHSYHYGVGYDSPLKLLNRHNEVWYVAEGQPVCTDPQEPTPAHTPRPTLTNSPTDSPSEPLPHTLSDSPALTPSNLSSYATSNSSDTPALPPSNAPPSPSSNLPADAAFSHPPTSAQILLDLTTNSTDPASVSPSLEPQSDGALGNSTAHSSLGTQADSNPVVQPDDAH; from the exons ATGAT GATTTTCCTCTCAGTCTGGGCGCTGTTGGCCTTCGTGGTCTCTGCTGAAGGAAGCGTTGG ACCAAGCACCAACACCAGCTTCTGCACCGAGTCAAAGGAATGTCTGGAATATCAGCTGGTCTGCAAAACAGATGAATATGAG gtgCGACACTACAGCCCCACTCGCTGGGTGTCAACAGATGCCGAAGCCTACTTCATGGGTGTGGGAGCAGCCATGGCTTTCAGGAGACTCTTCCAGTACATCACTGGAGCCAATGATCAAG GCATCCAGATGGACATGACGGCCCCCGTCCTGGTAAAGATCCCAGAGGAGACCAAGATGTGGGAGCCCGCTATCTACTCACTCAACTTCCCGCTGCCGGCGGCCTATCAGGAGAAGCCGCCCGCGCCCACCAACGACAAG CTGTATTTCACTGAGATGCCAGAAATGGACGTGTATGTGAGGAGTTACGGAGGCTGGATGCTGTCCGTCACCTCCAGGCTTCACGCTCACCTGCTGACTAAAGAACTGGGCAGAGTTGGAGCCTCCTACAACCACAGCTACCACTACGGAGTCGGCTATGAcag tccCTTGAAGCTGTTGAACAGGCACAATGAGGTGTGGTATGTGGCCGAGGGGCAGCCGGTTTGCACAGATCCACAGGAGCCGACCCCGGCACACACCCCCAGGCCGACTCTGACCAACTCGCCCACGGACTCTCCGTCTGAacctctcccacacacactctccgaCTCACCCGCACTCACCCCCTCCAACCTGTCCTCATATGCAACATCCAACTCCTCCGACACACCCGCTCTCCCCCCATCTAACGCCCCACCTAGTCCTTCATCCAACCTGCCCGCTGACGCCGCCTTCAGCCATCCCCCGACCTCGGCCCAGATCCTGCTGGACCTGACGACCAACTCCACCGACCCCGCCTCTGTGAGCCCGTCCCTGGAGCCCCAGTCTGACGGCGCCCTGGGGAACAGCACAGCCCACAGCTCTCTGGGCACACAAGCTGACAGTAACCCTGTGGTGCAGCCAGACGACGCTCACTAG